The following is a genomic window from Desulfonatronum sp. SC1.
CTGTCCAAGGGATTCTGATCTGGGCCAAAGCTTTCCCGTGGCTGGTGCGGAAGTGCCTAGAAAGCCCGTCACCGTTGATGAAAAGCCTTCTCCAGAGCCTGCTCCAATTGTCCCAAGGTGAAGAGGTCCCTGAGAATCACCGGTCGCTCCGCCGATTCGCCGCGATCAAAGATCGCCACCAGGGGGATGCTTTGGCTGCCCAGGCCCCGCAACAGGGCCATCCCGTCCGGGCTGTCATGGGTCAGGTCCACCTTGACCAGGCGCAGGCCGTACTTGTCCTGAAACGGGGCGAGATTGCCCGGAGTGAGCACGGTTTTTTCCAGGAACTTGCAGTTCGGGCACCATTCGGCGGTAAATTCCACGAGCATCCTGTCCGCGCCCAGCGCCTGGACGTACAGTTCAGCGGAAAACAGCTCCCAGTCGCTGGACACGGGCTTGGCGGTCAAGGCCCAGCCTCCGGCGGCCAGCACCAGAACCAGAGCCCCGGCCCGAATCGACCAGCGTCGCAACGCGGAATGCGACAGATTCGTCCATCCTCCCCAAATCCAGGAGGCCATGCCCGTGGCCCAGAACAAAATCAGCACCGGAAACAGGAACTCTCCGGGCAGGAAGGTCAGCAGGTAGATGCAGGTGGCCAGGAGCAGAAAGCCCAGGGCTTTTTCCAGGTAAAGCGTCCAGTTGCCGGGCCTGGGCAGGAAGCGGACCAAGTTGGGAAAGAAGCTGACCACGAAGTACGGAGCGGCCATGCCCAGACCCACGCAGAAGAACACTCCCGCCACCACCAGGGGCGGCTGGATCAGGGTCCAGGCCAGGACTCCGCCCAAAAACGGTCCGCTGCACGGAGTGGCCAAAAGCGTGGCCAGCATCCCCGTAAAATACGCCTGCCCTTCGTTGGACAATGAAGTTTCTCCCTTGCGGCCCATTTTCAGGTCGATCACCGGAAGATTGAAGACGCCGAACAGGCTCAGGCTCAAGGCCAGCAGCAACGTGGCCAGGACGATGACCGTGGTCGGGCTTTGAAATATCTGGCCCCAGACCATCCCGGTCAGGGAGAGCAGAAACGCCAGAATCATGAAAAACGTCAAAATGCCCAGGGCGAAGAGTTGATTGTGATCCCGGAACGCCTTGCGCTGGCTTTCCAGATCCCCGGAGGAGGCATCCGGAATCAGGCCGCGCAGCTTCAGGCTGACCACGGGCAGCACGCAGGGAGTCAAGTTCAGGATCAATCCCCCGAGCAGGGCCAACAGCAAGGCCTTGCCCAACCCGCGAACCTCCAGCCCCGGCTGAAAGGAGACGGGTTCGAGCCGATCCGGAGCGAATTCGACGAGGGTCGGTTCCGTGACCAAACCGCTCGCGGCGCCGGGTCGAACAAACGGGGTCGTCGTGGCTCCAGGGATCGCCGCCGACAGTTGCTCGGTCCAGTCCGGTTCGCTCCCCGAAGCATGACGCGTTCGCTCCAGAAGGTCGGCGACCTCGTGCTCTTCGCGCAGATCAATGGGCCAGCAACTTCGATCCGAGCACAGCAGCATCCTCAGGTGGATATGAAGAACGTCACGTTCCTGTAAAACCTCTTCGCCGGGCAAAGCGACGAAAAGCGGCGTGGCCTCCTTGAAGGCCTCCACCATCACGCCTGGTTCGAGACTGTCCTCAATGACGATTCCGGGAGGATAGAACACTTGCAAGTATTTCTCCCCCGGCTCAAGCATGGCCTGCAACGTGGTCGGCATGCCGGTGGGACCGGGCTCGTGTCCGTAAGCGTACCAGCCCGGCGCCGGAGTCACCCAGTACACTCCCACCGTCGCGCCCGCGGGCAGTGAACCAAGGGCGTCGCTCAGGACATACGTTTCCAACCTGGATGAATAGGGAGCCGGGACAGCATCACCGCGAGCCGGACGCTCCCAAGGACCAATGCCGGTCCCGAGAACGATCAGCAGCAACAGGCAACCACCAAACAACCATGTCCTCCCCGAACCGGAGCAGCCATGCTTCACATTATTTTCCGTTTCACGACTCAAAAAAATACGTCTCATTGGATTCGCCTTGACAAGGTTCTTGGGTGAGGTCTATAGACGCTGTCTTGCCGCGAGCGGCACTCCCTGGGTCACTAGCTCAACTGGCAGAGCAGCGGACTCTTAATCCGGAGGTTCAAGGTTCGATTCCTTGGTGACCCACCAGGAAATTCAAGGGCTTACGATGAAAATCGTAAGCCTTTTTTTATTCTGACCATTGAAAAACCATCCTTTGTTCAACTCCTGCCCAACCGGGTGAGAGCTTCGGCCCCTTTTCAGAGTACTTCAAAAGCACGCAGCGCCACCAAGCGACTCATGCTTCCTGTACCTGATCATGATGCGGCTAGTCCACTGGGTCCTCAACCGCCCATGTTTTTTTGGACGATACGAAAAAAGCCACCGTCATGACGACGGTGGCTTCTAAGAAAAATATGGTGCTCCCGGTAGGATTCGAACCTGCGGCCTATCGCTTAGGAGGCGATCGCTCTATCCACCTGAGCTACGGGAGCGGAATCTGATTTCCTAACGCCCGAGGAACACGACGTCAAGGCGTTGCGAACATGGTTGCGGGATAAGCTTATTGGGCCACGCGGCGAATTCGAGCCCCTACCTGGGACAGTTTGGCTTCCAGGTCCTCGTAGCCCCGGTCCAGGTGATAGATTCGCCGGACTTCCGTGGTCCCCTTGGCCGCGAGACCGGCCAGGACCAGGGAGGCGCTGGCCCGCAGGTCCGAGGCCATGACCGGGGCGCCGACATAGTGGTCCACGCCCCGAACCAGCGCGTTCTGGCCGGAGACCTTGATCCGCGCGCCCATTCGGACCAGTTCCTGAACGTGCATGAAGCGATTCTCGAAGATGGTTTCCTTGATCGTCCCGGAGCCGTCGGCCAGGCCCATCAAGGTCATGAGCTGAGCCTGCATGTCCGTGGGGAAGCCGGGAAAGGGCTGGGTCATCACGTCCACGCCCACCAGCCTGGTCCCGCGCTTGGCCAGAATCCCGCTCTTGCCCTCCTGGATCCAGACCCCCATTTCCCGCAGCTTGTAAACCACGGCGTCCAGGTCGGCCATGGAGCAGTTCTCCAGATAGAGTTCTCCGTCCGTGATCACCGCGGCCACCAGGTATGTTCCGGCCTCGATCCGATCCGGCATGACGCTGAACTCGGCCCCGGTGAGCCGCTCCACGCCCTGGACACGGATGATGCTGGTGCCCTGGCCCTCGATCTTCGCGCCGCAGGCGTTCAGAAAATCGGCTAGATTGGTCACCTCGGGCTCCCGGGCCGCGTTTTCCAGGATGGTTTCGCCTTCAGCCAGGCTGGCGGCCATGAGCAGGTTTTCCGTCCCGCCCACCGTGGGGAAGTCGAAATTGATGTGCGCCCCCTTGAGCCGGTCGCACCGACCGACGATGTTTCCGGCCTCCAGCTCGAACGTGGCCCCCATCCGTTCCAGGCCGCGCAGGTGCAGGTCCACCGGACGGGAGCCGATGGCGCACCCGCCGGGCAGGGCCACCTCGGCCTTGCCCAGCCGGGCCAGCAGCGGCCCCAGGCAGAGCACCGAGGCGCGCATGGTGCGCACCAATTCATAGGGGGCCTCGGGAATCAGGTTCGCCCCCACGCAGGTGACCACGGTCTCGCCGTTCTGCTCAGCCTCGCAGCCCAACAGGCGCAGCAGTTGGAGGGTCGTGGCGATGTCCTTGAGTTTGGGGACGTTGCGCAGGTGGATCGGGCCCTCGGCCAGGATGCAGGCCAATAAAATGGGCAGGGCCGCGTTTTTCGACCCGCTGACCCGGATTCGACCGCGCAAGGGAACATTCCCTTCAATAACCAGTTTATCCAAAATATCCTCCGGTGTTCTCTCATGGTTAAGGTAAGGATGGCTCAGTACCTATTGGCGCTTCCAGAATTGAACCATCTCAAAAAACTCAAGCGTAAAACCCTGAAGTTTGAACCGCAACATCTTGACGAGAAGGCGATGTTTTGCTTAGATGACTCTCTTTCACGGTGGGTGTAGCTCAGTAGGTAGAGCACCTGGTTGTGGCCCAGGCGGCCGCGCGTTCAAGTCGCGTCATCCACCCCATGCAATTCTAAGGGGTCAATCCAAACACGGGTTGACCCCTTTTTGCTTGCCCGCTCTTGACCCGTGGGGGGATATAGGTTTTTCTCGCTTTTTTCAAATACGACCGTCCCGCCCCATTGACCAGGCCCGACCAAGCTCACGGGGGCCTGACGGGGCCTACTCCCTGTTTCTTCTTCATTTTTTTCGCCGAGCGCAAAGGAGTTATGATCAATGACCAGATTTCTTGACACCACCACGGACTGCAAGGTTCGCGACATGTCCCTGGCCCAATGGGGCCGCCAGGAGATCGAGATCGCGGAAACCGAGATGCCCGGGCTGATGGCCCTGCGCGAAGAGTTCGGCCCGTCCAAGCCCCTGAAGGGCGCGCGCATCGCCGGTTGCCTGCATATGACCATCCAGACCGCGGTGCTCATCGAAACCCTGATCCACCTGGGCGCGGAGGTCCGGTGGAGTTCCTGCAACATCTTCTCCACCCAGGACCACGCCGCCTCGGCCATTGCCGCCGCCGGGATTCCGGTTTTCGCCTGGAAGGGCGAAACCGAGGAGGAATACTGGTGGTGCGTGGATCAGACCATCCAGGGCCCGGACGGCTGGACCCCGAACATGCTCCTGGACGACGGCGGGGACCTGACCCAGGTGCTGCATGAGAAGCGCCCGGAAATCATGGCGGGTGTGCGCGGCCTGTCCGAGGAAACCACCACCGGCGTGCACCGGCTCTATCAGATGGAAAAGGTCGGCACTCTGAAGTGCCCGGCCTTCAACGTCAACGATTCCGTGACCAAGAGCAAGTTCGACAACCTCTACGGCTGCCGGGAGTCCCTGGCCGACGGGATCAAGCGGGCCACGGACGTGATGGTGGCCGGCAAGGTCGTTGTGGTGGCCGGATACGGAGACGTGGGCAAGGGCTGCGCCCAGGCCATGCGCGGCCTGGGGGCCCGGGTGCTGATCACGGAGGTCGACCCGATCATCGCCCTGCAGGCGGCCATGGAAGGCTACCAGGTGCTGACCATGGAAGAGGCCGCGCCGCTGGGCGATATCTTCGTCACGGCCACGGGCTGCCGGGACGTTGTCACCCGTGCGCACATGGACGTGATGAAGAACCAATCCATTGTCTGCAACATCGGTCACTTCGACCTGGAAATCGACGTGGCCGGGATTCGCGAGCTGAACTGGATCAACATCAAGCCCCAGGTGGACCACATCGAGTTCCCGGACGGCAAGCGGATCATCCTTTTGGCCGAGGGACGGCTGGTCAACCTGGGCTGCGCCACGGGCCACCCCTCCTTCGTGATGTCCGCCTCCTTCACCAACCAGGTCATCGCCCAGATCGAACTGTGGACCAACCCCGACAAGTACGAGAACAAGGTTTACGTCCTGCCCAAGCTGCTGGACGAGAAGGTGGCCCGGTTGCATCTGGGCAAACTGGGCGTGGGGCTGACCACTCTGACCACGGCCCAGGCCGACTATCTGGGCGTGTCTCTGGACGGCCCCTACAAGCCGGACTACTATCGCTACTAATGGACAAGGCCGCGCTGCGCCGCGGGTTGCGGGTTCGGCGCGAGGCGTCGGCCGCGGCCCCGGCGGTCCACGAACTAATTCACCACCAGGTTCGCGGCCTGCCCGAGTGGGCCCGGATACTCGGCGGGTCGCGGACCGTCCTGGTTTATCTGCCTTTGCCGGGCGAAGTGGACACGTGGCCGCTGATTCGAGAACTCTGGGGCCGGGGTGCGCGCACCCTGGCCCCTTGTTGTTGTCCGGAGCGCTCCGGGGAAATGGATTTTCTGGAGTTTCAATCCGCGGACGAGCTTGTGCCCGGTCGCTACGACATCCTGGAGCCGGACCGCCAGATCTGCCGCCTCTGCGCCCCGCGCGACGCGGACGCCGTGCTGGTCCCGGCCCTGGCCTTTGACCGCGACGGATACCGGCTGGGCTTCGGCGGCGGCTACTACGACCGCCTGCTCTCCCGGCTCGATCCGCACATCCTGGCCATCGGCCTGACCTTTCACGACACCCTACTGGACCGCCTGCCCCGGGAAGCCCACGACCAGCCCGTGCGCGTCGTCTGCACGGAGCGGGAAACCATCCGTCCCCAGCGATGATCATCATCCCTTTCGCATTTCCCAGCCTGCCGAACATCAAGGCGGCCTTCACCACACGGCTGGGCGGCGTGAGCCAAGAGCCTTGCGCCGAGGCCAATCTGTCCTGGGAAGTGGGGGACGAGGACGCCCGGGTCCTGGCCAACCGCCGGATTCTGCAACGCCGACTGGGCTTCGACCACTGGTTCGAGACCAGACAAGTGCATGGCGTGGAGATGGTCATCGACCCAGGCCCGGGAACGGGCGCAGGACCAGGCGCGGGAACGGGCACGGAAACCGGAACGGACGACATCTCCCTAGGCCCAACCCTGGAGGCCGACGGTTCGGCCACCTCCCGCGCCGGTCTGGCCCTGATCGTGAAAACCGCGGACTGCCAGCCCATCCTCCTGGCCCACCGGGACGGGGGGCACGTGGCGGCCCTGCACTGCGGCTGGCGCGGCAACCGCCAGGACTTCCCCCAAAAAGGCGTGGCCGCGTTCTGCCAAGCCTACGGCCTGCGGCCCGAGGATATCCTGGCCGTGCGCGGCCCCAGCCTGGGGCCCTCGGCCAGTGAATTCGTCAATTTTGACTTGGAATGGGGCGACGCATTCCGGGACTACTTCAACCCCGCGACCAAAACCGTGGATCTCTGGCGGCTGACCCGGGACCAACTCCTGACCGCCGGCCTGCGCCCGGACCACATCTTCGGTCTGGACCTCTGCACCGCCAACCTGCCCGAAACCTTCTTCTCCTATCGCCGCGACAAGATCACCGGCCGTCAGGTCGGACTGATCTGGATCGCCTGACCCTGTTCTTGATCCTGGGCGGCCACTTTTGGCCGGAGGCTCCCTGGCGGACTGGGGGCAAGTCGTTTAAAAGCGAAAATCTCTCAATTGCCTCAACGATAAACATCTTTCCCGTGACCAATCGTGACAATCCATACAGTGAGTTCATCATCCTGGATGGTATAAACGATGCGGTATTTTCTTTGGCGCAGGCGGTACCGTTCCTGTCCCGTCAACTTTTCGCTTCCTGGCGGGCGAGGGTCGTTTTCCAGGTCTTTGATGCGACCAAGGATTTTCATGACATCCTTTTTCGGAATGCCGGAAAGGTCTTTTTCCACGGATTTCCTGAAAAATATGCTATATCCGGCCATCTTCCCTGAGCCTCTTCAACATTTCATCATAACTGAGAAGGGGCTCATTCGCCCGGTTGTCGAATGCCGCAAGATCATCGGCATCTTCGGCAAGGGCATTTTTCACGGCGGAATTGACAAGATCCGAAATGGATCGGGATGTCTCCAACGCCTTCATTTTAAGAGCCTTATGAACAATCTCATCCAGATAAACCGTGGCGCGCTTGACTGTTGCTTCCATATTATCGCCTCCATTTGTTTGAAGACGTTCTAGCGCCAAAACGCTCTGACGTCAAAACGTTTTACTCGTATTGCAACCCAATACCCTCCGTGAAACTTGAGCTTCTCACGTTTCCGCAACATCCATGAACCATGCCCCCTCGCAACCCGGAAGTATGACGCGGCTCCGGAAGCCACGTGCCGTCCTCTGGTTGCGGGCGACGGCGTCGTCTGCTCGGCGATGCGCCCCAGAGGTTGCCTGGCCATGGCCGGCTGTTCCCTCCGGCCCGGTGTCCAGGCAATAATCACTTCTCCTCCATGTGCATGCTCTTCTACCGAAAATGTTCAACGCAACGCACAAGACAAATCGGGGCTCAAGGCCAGCGCTGGTTGCATCCATGCCCAGCGTGGTTTACGTGAATTCGAAATATTTCCATAGGCTGGGGTTGCTGCTGGAAGCCATTCGCCACACGAATCGAGCCGATATTTTCGACAACTCCGGCTCCGCGCAAATCTGGCTTGC
Proteins encoded in this region:
- a CDS encoding type II toxin-antitoxin system RelE/ParE family toxin; translated protein: MAGYSIFFRKSVEKDLSGIPKKDVMKILGRIKDLENDPRPPGSEKLTGQERYRLRQRKYRIVYTIQDDELTVWIVTIGHGKDVYR
- the ahcY gene encoding adenosylhomocysteinase, with product MTRFLDTTTDCKVRDMSLAQWGRQEIEIAETEMPGLMALREEFGPSKPLKGARIAGCLHMTIQTAVLIETLIHLGAEVRWSSCNIFSTQDHAASAIAAAGIPVFAWKGETEEEYWWCVDQTIQGPDGWTPNMLLDDGGDLTQVLHEKRPEIMAGVRGLSEETTTGVHRLYQMEKVGTLKCPAFNVNDSVTKSKFDNLYGCRESLADGIKRATDVMVAGKVVVVAGYGDVGKGCAQAMRGLGARVLITEVDPIIALQAAMEGYQVLTMEEAAPLGDIFVTATGCRDVVTRAHMDVMKNQSIVCNIGHFDLEIDVAGIRELNWINIKPQVDHIEFPDGKRIILLAEGRLVNLGCATGHPSFVMSASFTNQVIAQIELWTNPDKYENKVYVLPKLLDEKVARLHLGKLGVGLTTLTTAQADYLGVSLDGPYKPDYYRY
- a CDS encoding 5-formyltetrahydrofolate cyclo-ligase, which encodes MDKAALRRGLRVRREASAAAPAVHELIHHQVRGLPEWARILGGSRTVLVYLPLPGEVDTWPLIRELWGRGARTLAPCCCPERSGEMDFLEFQSADELVPGRYDILEPDRQICRLCAPRDADAVLVPALAFDRDGYRLGFGGGYYDRLLSRLDPHILAIGLTFHDTLLDRLPREAHDQPVRVVCTERETIRPQR
- a CDS encoding cytochrome c biogenesis protein CcdA produces the protein MFGGCLLLLIVLGTGIGPWERPARGDAVPAPYSSRLETYVLSDALGSLPAGATVGVYWVTPAPGWYAYGHEPGPTGMPTTLQAMLEPGEKYLQVFYPPGIVIEDSLEPGVMVEAFKEATPLFVALPGEEVLQERDVLHIHLRMLLCSDRSCWPIDLREEHEVADLLERTRHASGSEPDWTEQLSAAIPGATTTPFVRPGAASGLVTEPTLVEFAPDRLEPVSFQPGLEVRGLGKALLLALLGGLILNLTPCVLPVVSLKLRGLIPDASSGDLESQRKAFRDHNQLFALGILTFFMILAFLLSLTGMVWGQIFQSPTTVIVLATLLLALSLSLFGVFNLPVIDLKMGRKGETSLSNEGQAYFTGMLATLLATPCSGPFLGGVLAWTLIQPPLVVAGVFFCVGLGMAAPYFVVSFFPNLVRFLPRPGNWTLYLEKALGFLLLATCIYLLTFLPGEFLFPVLILFWATGMASWIWGGWTNLSHSALRRWSIRAGALVLVLAAGGWALTAKPVSSDWELFSAELYVQALGADRMLVEFTAEWCPNCKFLEKTVLTPGNLAPFQDKYGLRLVKVDLTHDSPDGMALLRGLGSQSIPLVAIFDRGESAERPVILRDLFTLGQLEQALEKAFHQR
- the murA gene encoding UDP-N-acetylglucosamine 1-carboxyvinyltransferase, whose amino-acid sequence is MDKLVIEGNVPLRGRIRVSGSKNAALPILLACILAEGPIHLRNVPKLKDIATTLQLLRLLGCEAEQNGETVVTCVGANLIPEAPYELVRTMRASVLCLGPLLARLGKAEVALPGGCAIGSRPVDLHLRGLERMGATFELEAGNIVGRCDRLKGAHINFDFPTVGGTENLLMAASLAEGETILENAAREPEVTNLADFLNACGAKIEGQGTSIIRVQGVERLTGAEFSVMPDRIEAGTYLVAAVITDGELYLENCSMADLDAVVYKLREMGVWIQEGKSGILAKRGTRLVGVDVMTQPFPGFPTDMQAQLMTLMGLADGSGTIKETIFENRFMHVQELVRMGARIKVSGQNALVRGVDHYVGAPVMASDLRASASLVLAGLAAKGTTEVRRIYHLDRGYEDLEAKLSQVGARIRRVAQ
- a CDS encoding CopG family transcriptional regulator → MEATVKRATVYLDEIVHKALKMKALETSRSISDLVNSAVKNALAEDADDLAAFDNRANEPLLSYDEMLKRLREDGRI
- a CDS encoding polyphenol oxidase family protein, which produces MIIIPFAFPSLPNIKAAFTTRLGGVSQEPCAEANLSWEVGDEDARVLANRRILQRRLGFDHWFETRQVHGVEMVIDPGPGTGAGPGAGTGTETGTDDISLGPTLEADGSATSRAGLALIVKTADCQPILLAHRDGGHVAALHCGWRGNRQDFPQKGVAAFCQAYGLRPEDILAVRGPSLGPSASEFVNFDLEWGDAFRDYFNPATKTVDLWRLTRDQLLTAGLRPDHIFGLDLCTANLPETFFSYRRDKITGRQVGLIWIA